Within the Syntrophobacterales bacterium genome, the region GTACGGCGTGGATAAGGCGTTTCACCGCAAGCTTGATGATTTAGTAAGCATCATCTCCATCCGGATACCCCTCGCCGAAGCTTATAAAGGGGCATCGAATCTCTCGCTTAAATTATCTATTATGCTCGTCGCCGTTCTGGCAATTGTCCTGGCGGTTCTCTTTGTTCTGTATCGTCACTTTGTCGTCGCCCCTATCGGGGCAATCAGCGCCAAGGCGCGGGAGCTCTCCGGAATGGAAGGGCGTCTCGGGGAAACCATTCCTCAACAGGGCAGTCGGGAATTAAATGAATTATGCGCTGCGTTCAATGAGCTGTCTCAGAAATTGCGGATTGACAGGGATGGCCTCGAAAAACGCGTACAGGAGCGCACCCGCGAACTTGAAACCGCCAACGAACAGCTCGCCCGGGAGATCGTCGAACACAAACTGGCCACTGAGGCGCTAACCAAAAGCGAGGATAAATTCCGCAGGGCCTTCTATATCAGCCCCGATGCCGTGAATATTAACCGCCTCGCAGACGGCATGTACGTCTCAATCAATGCGGGATTCACCAAGATCATGGGATATACAAAAGAGGATATTATCGGCAAGACCTCCATAGAATATGATATCTGGGACAATATTGAAGACCGGCAAAGGTTGGTCGCCGGATTGAGAAAAAATGGAGAGGCAACCAATCTTGAAGCCGCTTTTCGAACGAAGGACGGTAAGCTCCGGTACGGGTTAATGTCGGCCTCTGTGCTCACTCTTGACGGGGCGCCCCATATTCTCAGCATAACCCGCGACATCACCGAGCGCAAGCAGGCGGAGGCGGAAAAGAAACTTCTGGAAGAGAAGCTGCAGCATGCCGACAAGATGGAGGCCATCGGAACGCTGGCCGGCGGCATCGCCCACGACTTCAACAACCTGCTTATGGGGATTCAGGGGTACGCTTCCCTGCTGTTGATGCACATCGATTCCTCGCATCCCCATTATGAGAAGCTCAAGCGGATTGAGGAGCAGGTGGGGCGAGGTGCGGATTTAGCCAAACAGTTGCTGGGTTTTGCCCGGGGGGGACGCTATGAGATAAAGCCTACCGATATGAACGACCTCCTCGAAAAGAGCTCCTCCCTGTTCGGCAGAACCAAGAAGGAAATCTCCATCTCCCGGAAATATGAAGAAAATCTCCTGCCGGTCGAGGTTGATCGGGGGCAGATGGAGCAGGTGTTCCTGAATCTCTATGTGAATGCCTGGCAGGCCATGCCGGGGGGCGGGGAGCTCTATATAGAGACCGGGAATGTTTTCTTTGATGATGCCCAAGCGGCGATCTCTGCGGTCACGCCGGGAAAATATGTGAAAATAACAATTGCCGATACCGGCATCGGGATGGACGAGAAAATCCGGGCGAGGATTTTCGAACCATTTTTCACAACGAAGGCCATGGGAAGGGGAACGGGGCTGGGGCTGGCGATGGTCTATGGAATCATCAAGGGTCACAAGGGCGCAATCACCGTGGACAGCAAACCCGGTCAGGGAACTACTTTCACCATCTATCTGCCCGCTTCGGAGCAGGAAGCGGCAAAGGAAAAGGCGGCAATCAAAACAATCGCCAGAGGCACGGAGACGATCCTGCTTGTGGATGATGAACAGATGATTCTGAAGGTGAACAGGGAACTGCTGGAATTCCTGGGCTACCGGGTCTATGCGGCGGGCAGCGGCCAGGAGGCGCTCGCCGTTTACATGGAAAAGCAGAAGGAGATTGATCTGGTCATTCTGGACATGATCCTGCCGGGGATCTCGGGGGGAGAAACCTTCGATCGCCTGCGGGGCTTCAATCCCGCTCTCAAGGTTCTTCTGGCCAGCGGTTACAGCATTAAAGGCGAAGCCCAAGCAATCATGGAGCGCGGCTGCAACGGTTTTATCCAGAAGCCCTTTCGTCTGGAGATCCTCTCCCGGAAGATCAGGGAAATGCTGGACTGAATCCGCAAGATTAAAAGGCAAAGCAGAATTATGCCGCCTCCCGGCGCTTAAAACAATCCGGGGTTCTTTACAAAATCAGCGGACTGCAACCGTGCTTTTTGTGATATCTCGAGTTATCATGGCGGCATGATAAAGGATGGGTAGGAAAAACGTAGGGTGAAATGCTGATTTGCCCGGTTCGGATCAAGCAAATCAGTACCCGTCCCCGATATTGCCTAATTCTCTTTCTTCTGCACTTGTTTTGCTTTTTTTTGACGTGCAGGTTCAATAGAAGCAGCCGCAGAACTGGCATTCCAAATCATCTCGTCGCCGGCGATGTTCCGGAACTTGATGCGGAAATTGCTGGTCGGCAAGGCGTAGCGGCCTTTGATCTTTTCCTTCGGGCCGGCCTTGTCTTCCAGCGCGGGATTGCTGACCCACACGCCGTCGTCCCGAAGCGCGGTATCGAATTGAATGGCTTCGATGAGTTCCAGGCCGGTATCGCTGATTTTCACTGCATGGAAGGGGACAGATGGTTTGGCGGTCTGCCCGCCGTTCGTGTCGCTCTCGCCGTTTCCATTTCCGTTCTCGCCGCCGTTGCCGTTTCCGTTCTCGCCGCCGTTGCCGTTTTCCTCCAGCAGATTCATGCCGCTGCGTTTGCCACGCTTGGCGTTAAACTCGTCAATCTTGGCCTTGAGATAGGGGCTGAAATACTGTTTCACGTTGACTTCCCAGCGGCCTCTACCGACGGGTTGGACCTCCACAACGGCACTGTCCGGGGTGAAGAGGCTGGCGGCCTTCTTGTCGAGGAGCTGGTTGAGACTGACCAACTCCACCTTGAGTTGCGTCTTCCCGCTTTCCCGAAGCCGTTTATCGACGCACCCCTGATCCACTTCCAGGTCGCGGTGGGCATAGAGAATCCGCACACCCTCGGCGCGGTCGTCGGATTCGAGCTGATAGATCTCCTCCAGGTACACGTCCAGCAGCGCGGGCGTGAGGCGTTCGTGGAGGCCGACGAACTTGAGCGGGATGTAGCGCCCCGACGCTCCCGGCAAGCCGCCGTCCCAGAACTCGCCAAGCTCCAGTTCCTCGCGCTTTTTGAACCCTTCGACGAGACTGAATATCTTCGCCATTGTCTGCGCCGGGTTGCGGAAAAGGCGAATGCCATCCTGAATTTTCAGGATGTCGAAAGATGCGCCGGCGGCAACAAGTCGGTCGCGGGTCGTCTGAATGGCATTGAGGCCAATGTCGCAGGCGATAAAACGGCGGCCCAGTTTGTGCGCTACGGCCGCGGTGGTGCCGCTGCCGCTGAAGAAGTCCGCCACGGTCATGCCGGAGTTGGAAGATGCGTTGATGATCCGTTCCAGCAAAGCCTCGGGTTTTTGCGTTGTGTAATCGTAACGTTCGTCTGCTTGTGAGTTCACTGAATCAATATCTGTCCACAAACTGTGAACTGCAATTCCGGGCAACTCATCAAGGTATCGTTTCACCCTTGGCATACCGGTTCCCGTGAAAACAATGCGCCCTTCCTCCATGAACTTATTAACGTTTGCCTGGCTGTAGCGCCACATAGCTCCGGATGGAGGCGCAATCACTTTATCTCCAAATTTGAGAGGCTGGCCTTCGTGGCCATGAGCAGGAGCGGTCGGGTTGTCTAAACTGAAAATCCGGTTGTCTGGGTCACGCCCGGTGAAATGACTGTCAATATAGGATTGTGGAATAGGTGTGTGGATTTTGTTGAAAAGATAGTCTTCTCCGCAGGCATAGAGAAAGATGCTTTCGTGAACAATACCGAACTTGTTCGCGTCTGCATGAAAGTTAAATCGTTTCCATACGATTTCGTTAAGGAAATTGTCTTCGCCAAGCACCTCATCCAATAGAACCTTCACGTAGTGTCCGATATGCCAATCGAGATGGACATAGATGGACGCTGTTTCGTTCATCACCTCGCGCATGGCCAGCAGACGTTCGTAAAGCCAGTTGAGGTAATCCTCCTTCTGCCAGATGTCCCCATACATGATTTCTTCGCCGATGGCGCTATCGCTGCCATCGACTGCGGTCTCACCGTTTTTCTTCCCGTTCCGCAAGAATATTTTCTTCGCATAGTTCGCGCCGCTGGCGAAGGGCGGGTCAATGTAGAAAAGGTCCACCTTGATGTTGTTGGCCTTCAGGTAAGCGCAGGCGGAAAGTGCGTCGCCGTGCAGGAGGAGATTCGGGCCGACAACGGTCGAAACCTGCTCCATGCCGGGGAGCAGCTCGCTGGAGGCCGGACGGACTTCCTCCACCGCAACTGTCTCATAGAGCGGCAGATGATCGGGCATGCGGCGGCCCGGGAAACTGAGCAGCGCCTGTCCGCGCGCCGGGCTGATGGTGTATGGCAGGGGTTGATAGGGTGGCTTGATCATAGGTTCCATATCTCCTTCTTCACGTCCTCAAGGTGGCGGGAAAAGTTGTTGTCGTCATCGTCCACAAAACAGCGATACCGAAAGTGCGGGTTGTGCTTCAGGAAGACGTCGTTGACGAACTTTTCCTTGGCTTTGAAGTCCGCGTCGTAGAACTTCTTTCCCTTCGTTTCGAGGATCAGGACGCGGTCAATCCGGCCGGCGTCCGCGTCCGGGGCATAGTCCGGCTGCCGGCGGTAGGGCTTAGCCTGGTTGCGCTTGAGAATGAGAAAATCAGGCGTGTAGTTCCCGTAGGGGGTGCGAATCACCAAAGACTGAAGCGCGCCGCTGCGGTAACCGTTATAGTAAAACTCCAACCCGCGCAGGTCGGCGAGTTTCGTCAGGTCGCGCAGCGCCGCCGCTTCGTACCGGGAAGCGAAGTCATAGGGCGCGTAGTTGAAGGTTACGTCGCCGGGGTCAAGCGAATAATCCTCGATCCGGTCTTCGAGGTAGTTGGGCCGTTTGTTCAGCGTGGGCAACTCGGCGGCGGTGAACGACGGCAGAAACAGGCCGCCCGCGTAAGGGATGGATGGGGGCGGGTCCATGCGCCAGTCGAGTAGTTCGATTTCGACTTCTTCTTCCACATCTTCGTGGGTGACGCGGATATCTTCCATCAGGAGAGAGGCGGTAAAGGCCATGACTTCGTCCAGCGCCAGGGTGGGATGGAGCGCGAGCCACCCGAGTTGGTCCCGAATCTGGGCGCAAATGCCGCGTAAGGCGGCGTCGTGCTTCTCGGTCAAGTCGGCTTCGGAGAATCGGCCCCAGGAGGCGCGGGCCAGTGCGGCCAGGAAATCACCATACCCGAACGGGTGCTGAACGGCGGCAGCGTCAAGGATGTCGGTGCGTTCGTTCGACAGTCCGCGTTTGCCAACCGAGGCTTCCGTGACGGTCGGCGTAAAGGGATAACGGGTCTTGAACATCCCGAAATCGAAACTGTCTAATTGAGCGGCGCTGTCTCCCGCCCGCTCTTCCCGGACAATGGTGTAACGGCGGCGAATGTTCCGGAAGCGAACCCGGCCCAGCCGCGGTTTGCGGATAAGAACGTTGATCGCCTGTTCGGCATGGATCTGCAGGTCGGCGATGGAAAGCGCGTAGTTCTCCTTCAATTCCTTGTCGAGCGTCTCGTAGTTCCCTTCGCCGAGGGCGATGAGGGCGGTTTCGTCCTTTGCCGATACCACTTCACGCAGACAGCGGCAGGTGGTCTGTAGAACAAAGTTCTTGGTCGTTTCGCGGCGCGGCAGGGCAACGGCGGTCAGGCTCTTGCAGTCCCAGCCCTCCGTGCCGATCGCGACCAGAAGAATAACCCGCTTGCCGATATGGGGCTGATCCAGATTGTGGAAGATCGCCTCCGAGTCTTTCGGGAGAGCCCATTGCTTCTGCGTCTTCTTCACACCCCGGTAGAAACGGAAAATCTCCGCGTCTTCACGGCCGGGCCGGTGGGCGGCGTACCAGGCGTCCACGGCGGGCAGGATCTCGGTATTCAACTTCTCAATGCTCGGGCAATAGAAGGCGATCTTGCTGGGCGTGCCGCCGGGATAGATGCGGTCGTAATCGTTGAAAAAACTCGTCAGGGCGGCGCTGACAAACTGGTCGCCTGCCATGTTCTGCCCGATGACCCGGGGCGCCTTCAGGAAACGGCCGATGCCGTCGGCGAGGGAATAGTGATAGACGATAAGCTGGATCTGACTGAGTTTCACTTTTGAATCGGCAAAAGGCACTTGATGTTTGAGGTAGGGGGTGCCGGAGAATCCCAGTACGGTGCAGACATGACCGTGCTGGTTGAGTATATCCACCGCCAGTTTCAGCTTTTTTTCGTCATCGCCGGAACTGCTGAAGAAGTGATGCGCTTCATCGAGGATGACCGAAAGCCCGGGAATCTGTGAGAGTTTTTCGCGAAGGGCGTTGATCTTGACGACTTCTGTCGCCTTCTTCTCGTCGTAGAACAGGCTGCTTGGGTCGGCTGTCTGCTGGTCTTCCGGAGAGAGTTTCTCCATGACGACTTTTTCGGCGTTGGTGATGAATATCAACCCGAAATCGCTGGTTTGCGTAAGGCGATTTACCTTCTCCAGATTGGGGTTGTTGCCGTGGAGTTTGTCCCGGCGCTTGGAGCTCTGGCTGTCCAGAATCTCGAAATGCACATGGCGGCGCAATTCGGCGGCATCACTGGCGGGCAGAACCCATGACGGATCAAAGTTCCGTATGGTTTGCAGGGACGGCAGGATCGCTGTTTTCGACGCTTGCGGGGCGAAGACAACGAAGTTGCGGGAGAATCGGGGATCATGGGGATGCAGTCGCGCAAAGTGCAAATCCAGATAAATGAACGCGGCCATCAGGTACGTCTTTCCGGCGCCCATCGGCAAGCTGAACAGGTAGTTCGGGTACGTAAAATCGTGGAGCAAGGCATTGAGAAAAACGTCCCAGTTCGTTCGGCAACTGAGGGGATCGTCCTTCACCATTGCGGCAAGCTTCGGCAATTCATTGACTTGGGCAAACCGGTAGAGAACCTCGGCGGTGGCGTTTCCGCACAGAGCCGGCTGTGGTTCGGCGAGACTCTGAAGCGCGCCGGAGCGAACAATGTCGCCCAAAGAGCGATTGCGGCCGACAAACTTAAGCCATAGGAAGACTTCAATCGCCTGGCGTTGCGGCAGGCGAAGCTTGCCGTTCCTTTCGAGATGCGTGGCAATCTGGCCGGGCAACGACTGAGTATTGGCTTTCTCCTGCGCGATCCACGCGAAGGCAGCCTGTTCAACAAGGTCGTGCAGATTCAGCAAGGTGGACGGGGCGACGGCACTCCCGCGTGTGATGTTTATCTTTTTGTTTCTATTTGCCATTCTTCATTAAATCCGGAATTGTCACTTAAACTCGCCGGGATTTCCAGCAGGCCAGAAGACCTTGCACCAGGGCCATCTGGTTAAAATTTCCCCGCTGGAGGTTCTCGAACAAAGGCGGCAAGAGAGCATCCCGCTGCCTTGGGAGCTTAGGAATCACCCGGCTTGATGAACAGATAATAAAGACTCCCCTCGCGGTATGTCCCGCCGGCAAGTTCTCCGGCCTTGTCGCCGACCCCCATATAGACATCGCAGCGGCCCGCGGCCCGGATCGCCCCGCCTGTATCCTGATCCAGAACAAACCCGACGGGACTGTCCAGCTCAACCGCGGCAAAGGCAAACATCGCCCGCGGGTAAATGGATTTATCCGTCGCAATCGTGCGGAAGGGGATTACCGGCTCATTGAGCGAACCCCGGGGCTCGCTTTCCTGAGACCGGAAGAAGACAAAGCGGGGGTTTTTATTTACATACTTATCAATTTCCTCAGGATGGGTCTTAAAATAATCAATCATCGCCTTGAGGTTGATATTTTTATTGGCAAACTTGCCATCGGCCATCATTTTCTGCACGATCCCCTGGTATTCCCAGCCGTTATGAGCGGCATAGGCAACCGTCTCGATCTGGCCGTCCGGGAGGCGAATTTTGGCTGAACCCTGCACATGCACTATATAAACCTCAAACGGGTCGCCGAGCCAGACCAGCTCATTGCCGGCCATGATATTGGACTTTTGTATCTCTTCCCTGCTTGGATATTTCCGGAACTGGCCATCCGGAGTCCTTTGGCCCAGAATTGTCCCGTCAGCCCCTTTTACCAGATCGGCCGGCGGCTTATATAAGGGATACCGGAAACGGTCGGTGCGCACCGGCGAACCGTCAAAAATAGGCGTATAATACCCCGTAAACAGTACGGTTCCCTGGTCATCGCAGCCGACCGAAATATACGTGTCGAATCGCTCCCGCAAAACCGCGTTCATCTGCTGCGGAGACAATCTCGCCGCAATCAGCTTTTTCAGCTCCTGCAGGCTGCTTTTCGCCTGGTCGTAGGTAATGTCGCCATAAGGATAGAACTTTTTGCTGGAAGGCTTTGCCAGATAGTTCAGACTGTTGGCGATTGCTTCCTGCAGACGGTCGGTATCAGAGCAGGCCCGCGTGTAGTCGGGAATCTGGCCGGGATCGGTAATCTTTCGCAGGGCCAGCTCCCCGGGCGGCAAGAGACGATAGTAATCCCTGGGGGGGGTTGGCTGCACCGTCAGCACTGCGGGGGTGCGTTTCTGGCAGCCGGCAAGAACCAGAAAAGCAATCAACAATAGCAATAAAGAAATAATTTTGGTTTTCATGGCGGGTTTATAAGACAAGCGACTCTCCTCTGTCAAAGAAAATTTTGCGGCAAGAACGTTTAAGCAAGGCGCCGTCCGCATATTCCCTCCCTCAATCAGCCTCTGCCTTTAGCAACAGCCCCGGACGCGACAAAGCACGTCCCTCCAAATTTGCTGAACATTAAGCTCCGCTTTCATCGTTCGTTGCGCCTTGCAAGGCATGGGGATTTATCCAGAATAAAGTTTATCGGATGAGCGATTCGGAAATGAAGGTCAATTAATCTACATTCCCATCTTTTTCTCTATATTCTCTATCTCTTTGCTGAGCTCTGCCCGCTCATCGCCGCCGAGATCGGCCTGATTCAGTCTTCTTTTGAGGCCGAGCAGAATCATCTCTTCCCGATAATCACGGCAGGTGTATTTCCCTTTTTTTGAGTTCATAGTTTAAGTTCTTGATAGTTTAAGATTTGGGCCGCGGCCTTGGCGGCGGTTACATCAGACCGTATTTTTTTAGTTTTTTATGGAGAGTTCTCCTGGTAATCTGCAATCTGCGGGCTGCCTCGCTCTTGTTCCCGCCCGCGGCGGCAAGCGTCCGCAGGATCATCTCCCGCTCCACATCCTCCAGGGGCGACGTCCCTTCGGCAAAGCTGCCCGCGCTGTTTTCTTCCGTTTCCCCCGTATTCATAATTCCGACAGCACCGTCTTGTCCCGGTGCGCCGGATGTCCGTTTGGGCATATTCTCCTCAAGCAAAACCGCTTCATCCGGCCTGCGGGCAGCAGGAGCCGATATCGACGCCGCATCGCCATAACCAAGGTAAGCCCCCCCCACGCGCTGTCCATTCTCGGCAAAGTTGAGCAGGGAAATATCTCCCTCATCGAGGCAATCCCCGCGGGAAAGGACCACGCCCCGCTCGATCGCGTTCATTAGTTCGCGGACGTTTCCCGGCCAGGGATGACGCAGCAGACGATCCATCGCTCTTGGTGTGAAACCGCTGATATTTTTATGATTTTTCTCGGAAAACCGCAGGAGGAATTCCTGGGCAAGCAGCGGAATATCCTCCACCCTTTCTCGGAGCGGCGGGATGACGAGGCTTACGACGTTCAGCCGGTAGAAAAGATCCTCCCGGAAGCGTCCCGAGGCTACTTCTCTGAACAAATCCCGGTTTGTCGCCGCTATCATGCGCACATCGATCGGCAAAACATCCTCGCCGCCGACGCGGGTAAGCTCGCGCTCCTGCAATACCCGCAGCAGTTTTACCTGCATTGTCAGCGGCATCTCCCCGACCTCGTCCAGAAAAAGGCTGCCGCCGTTTGCCTGGAGAAACTTCCCCTCCTTGCGCCGGTCGGCCCCGGTGAAGGCGCCCCGCTCGTGGCCGAACAGTTCCGACTCCAGCAGGTTTTCCGGTATAGCGGCGCAATTCAGTTTGACAAAGGTTTTTTCCCGGCGCGGGCTGTTGAAATGGATCAACTCGGCGATCAGCTCCTTGCCGGTTCCGGACTCCCCGGCCACAAGAACGGTAGCTTCCGATTGCGCCACCTGCGACGCGGTTTCAAGCAGGCGGCTCATTGCCAGGGAGCGTCCGACAAGATTTTTCCGGTCGAAGCGGTCGCCCAGTTTTTCCCTGAGCATCCGGTTTTCCTCCTTCAAACTGCGGTGTTCCATGGCCCGCTCCATGGTCAGGCGCAGCTCGTCGAAATCAAGCGGCTTCGTCAGGTAGTCGTAAGCCCCCTTCTTCAGCGCCTCAACCGCCGTTTCGACCGAGGCATAGGCCGTCATGATAATGATCGGCAAGGCGGGATTGAAATCCCTTATCCCTGCCAGAGCCTCCAGACCGGACATCTTGATCATCCGGACATCCATCAGGATCAGATCGAACGGCCGGCTGCGCGCCAGGGCGACGGCGCTCCCGCCGTCATCCGCCTCCGCAATCTCGTATCCCCAGTCGCCAAGCAGGGTCTTCAACATCGTTCGATGGGAAACATCGTCATCCACTACCAGGACATTGCGTTTTTCTTTAATCATTTTCTATAATTTCTTTCATTTTTCGTCATCAACAACCGTTCCGGACGCGAAGGAACGCCGGGGAAGAATCAGGACAACCTTCGTGCCTTTTCCCGCCTCGCTCTCCAAAAATATCTCTCCATGGTGCGCCTCGACTATCTTGTGACAGATTGCCAGTCCCAAGCCCG harbors:
- a CDS encoding DUF3365 domain-containing protein produces the protein MIKFKNLRLMQIVAIGIGIIFLIGASAIILMVQRTMKEESLHEAESKARLLLDRNLATHMYFSQNLKPRLFEYTAPFSSKDYFEPSWMSSTYANREINKYFQSLNPFGYYIKDAASDARNPENEADAYELDFLAKMKKDKKLNAHSDVQIIAGKPYLVVLKRGEVIEGACLRCHGEPGAAPAGMLRLYGVDKAFHRKLDDLVSIISIRIPLAEAYKGASNLSLKLSIMLVAVLAIVLAVLFVLYRHFVVAPIGAISAKARELSGMEGRLGETIPQQGSRELNELCAAFNELSQKLRIDRDGLEKRVQERTRELETANEQLAREIVEHKLATEALTKSEDKFRRAFYISPDAVNINRLADGMYVSINAGFTKIMGYTKEDIIGKTSIEYDIWDNIEDRQRLVAGLRKNGEATNLEAAFRTKDGKLRYGLMSASVLTLDGAPHILSITRDITERKQAEAEKKLLEEKLQHADKMEAIGTLAGGIAHDFNNLLMGIQGYASLLLMHIDSSHPHYEKLKRIEEQVGRGADLAKQLLGFARGGRYEIKPTDMNDLLEKSSSLFGRTKKEISISRKYEENLLPVEVDRGQMEQVFLNLYVNAWQAMPGGGELYIETGNVFFDDAQAAISAVTPGKYVKITIADTGIGMDEKIRARIFEPFFTTKAMGRGTGLGLAMVYGIIKGHKGAITVDSKPGQGTTFTIYLPASEQEAAKEKAAIKTIARGTETILLVDDEQMILKVNRELLEFLGYRVYAAGSGQEALAVYMEKQKEIDLVILDMILPGISGGETFDRLRGFNPALKVLLASGYSIKGEAQAIMERGCNGFIQKPFRLEILSRKIREMLD
- a CDS encoding site-specific DNA-methyltransferase; protein product: MIKPPYQPLPYTISPARGQALLSFPGRRMPDHLPLYETVAVEEVRPASSELLPGMEQVSTVVGPNLLLHGDALSACAYLKANNIKVDLFYIDPPFASGANYAKKIFLRNGKKNGETAVDGSDSAIGEEIMYGDIWQKEDYLNWLYERLLAMREVMNETASIYVHLDWHIGHYVKVLLDEVLGEDNFLNEIVWKRFNFHADANKFGIVHESIFLYACGEDYLFNKIHTPIPQSYIDSHFTGRDPDNRIFSLDNPTAPAHGHEGQPLKFGDKVIAPPSGAMWRYSQANVNKFMEEGRIVFTGTGMPRVKRYLDELPGIAVHSLWTDIDSVNSQADERYDYTTQKPEALLERIINASSNSGMTVADFFSGSGTTAAVAHKLGRRFIACDIGLNAIQTTRDRLVAAGASFDILKIQDGIRLFRNPAQTMAKIFSLVEGFKKREELELGEFWDGGLPGASGRYIPLKFVGLHERLTPALLDVYLEEIYQLESDDRAEGVRILYAHRDLEVDQGCVDKRLRESGKTQLKVELVSLNQLLDKKAASLFTPDSAVVEVQPVGRGRWEVNVKQYFSPYLKAKIDEFNAKRGKRSGMNLLEENGNGGENGNGNGGENGNGNGESDTNGGQTAKPSVPFHAVKISDTGLELIEAIQFDTALRDDGVWVSNPALEDKAGPKEKIKGRYALPTSNFRIKFRNIAGDEMIWNASSAAASIEPARQKKAKQVQKKEN
- a CDS encoding DEAD/DEAH box helicase family protein; this encodes MANRNKKINITRGSAVAPSTLLNLHDLVEQAAFAWIAQEKANTQSLPGQIATHLERNGKLRLPQRQAIEVFLWLKFVGRNRSLGDIVRSGALQSLAEPQPALCGNATAEVLYRFAQVNELPKLAAMVKDDPLSCRTNWDVFLNALLHDFTYPNYLFSLPMGAGKTYLMAAFIYLDLHFARLHPHDPRFSRNFVVFAPQASKTAILPSLQTIRNFDPSWVLPASDAAELRRHVHFEILDSQSSKRRDKLHGNNPNLEKVNRLTQTSDFGLIFITNAEKVVMEKLSPEDQQTADPSSLFYDEKKATEVVKINALREKLSQIPGLSVILDEAHHFFSSSGDDEKKLKLAVDILNQHGHVCTVLGFSGTPYLKHQVPFADSKVKLSQIQLIVYHYSLADGIGRFLKAPRVIGQNMAGDQFVSAALTSFFNDYDRIYPGGTPSKIAFYCPSIEKLNTEILPAVDAWYAAHRPGREDAEIFRFYRGVKKTQKQWALPKDSEAIFHNLDQPHIGKRVILLVAIGTEGWDCKSLTAVALPRRETTKNFVLQTTCRCLREVVSAKDETALIALGEGNYETLDKELKENYALSIADLQIHAEQAINVLIRKPRLGRVRFRNIRRRYTIVREERAGDSAAQLDSFDFGMFKTRYPFTPTVTEASVGKRGLSNERTDILDAAAVQHPFGYGDFLAALARASWGRFSEADLTEKHDAALRGICAQIRDQLGWLALHPTLALDEVMAFTASLLMEDIRVTHEDVEEEVEIELLDWRMDPPPSIPYAGGLFLPSFTAAELPTLNKRPNYLEDRIEDYSLDPGDVTFNYAPYDFASRYEAAALRDLTKLADLRGLEFYYNGYRSGALQSLVIRTPYGNYTPDFLILKRNQAKPYRRQPDYAPDADAGRIDRVLILETKGKKFYDADFKAKEKFVNDVFLKHNPHFRYRCFVDDDDNNFSRHLEDVKKEIWNL
- a CDS encoding MltA domain-containing protein, with product MSYKPAMKTKIISLLLLLIAFLVLAGCQKRTPAVLTVQPTPPRDYYRLLPPGELALRKITDPGQIPDYTRACSDTDRLQEAIANSLNYLAKPSSKKFYPYGDITYDQAKSSLQELKKLIAARLSPQQMNAVLRERFDTYISVGCDDQGTVLFTGYYTPIFDGSPVRTDRFRYPLYKPPADLVKGADGTILGQRTPDGQFRKYPSREEIQKSNIMAGNELVWLGDPFEVYIVHVQGSAKIRLPDGQIETVAYAAHNGWEYQGIVQKMMADGKFANKNINLKAMIDYFKTHPEEIDKYVNKNPRFVFFRSQESEPRGSLNEPVIPFRTIATDKSIYPRAMFAFAAVELDSPVGFVLDQDTGGAIRAAGRCDVYMGVGDKAGELAGGTYREGSLYYLFIKPGDS